The stretch of DNA AAAGCATTTGAGCAAGAAGCTTATAATCTCTTAAGTGGAAGTCCCTTCGGAGCAAAAGGAAAGGTCTATGTCGGCAAAGACATGTGGCATCTGAGGTCATTGATGTTTACCGAGCCAGTGGATTTTCTTATTGGAAATTCCTATGCAAAATTTCTCTGGCGAGACACAGAGACGCCGCTTATAAGAATAGGATTTCCATTATTTGACAGGCATCACCTCCACAGATATCCGATTATCGGCTATCAGGGTGTAATAAATCTGGTTAACTGGGTGGTGAACACTGTGCTTGATGAGATGGACAGGAAGACGATCAATACAACGAGTTTTGATGTGATAAGGTGAGGAAACCGTGAACTTTAATGTTTTTATAAACAGACTTGTATCTTATCCGTCATTCCCGCAGTCATTAAGCGGGAATCCAGGAAACAAAGGAACTGGATGCCCGATTAAAAACTTCGGGCATGACAATTTAAAAAAGGATTGCAATGTTAACCAGCACAGATAAATTATTTGAAAACGGCTGTGAGCAGGAGAAGAAGGAGAAAATCTGCCGTTCGCGGGGTGGTGAGTCATGCGCCTTTGATGGCGCTATGATAGTTCTTCAGCCCATTGCAGATACAGCACATATCGTTCACGGCCCTATTGCATGCTGCAGCAATTCATGGGAAGGCAGAGGCACATTGTCTTCAAAGGGCGACCTGCACAGAATGGGTTTTACAACAGATATGAGTGAGGTAGATATTGTGTATGGTTCTGAAGAAAAACTCTGCAATGCCATACTTCAGACCTATGAGGCAGTAAAGCCAAAGGCCATATTTGTCTATGCAACCTGCGTAAGTGGACTTATTGGCGAAGACATAGAGGCTGTTTGCAAAAAGACTGCGACAGAGCTTGGAGTCCGGATTATACCGGTAAATGCACCAGGTTTCGTCGGGCCGAAAAATCTTGGAAACCGGATAGCAGGAGAGGTCTTGCTTGATTATGTAATAGGTACAGGCGAGCCTTCATTAACCCCACCCGTCCTCCCCTTATATAAGGGGAGGAGTGAGGAGGGGTTAATCAATCTCATCGGAGAATACAACATTGCCGGTGATTTATGGCTTGTTGAGCCGATTTTAAAGAATGCAGGAATAAGAATATTGTCGAGAATTACAGGCGATTCTACCTTTGAAGAGATAACTTACGCACACAGGGCAAAGCTAAATATTGTCGTCTGCAGTCGTGCATTGATAAATGTTGCAAAGGCAATGGAAAGGAAATATGGAATTCCGTATATTGAAGTCTCATTTTTTGGAAAGACAGAGATGTCAAAGGCGATGAGAGCAATAGGAGCAATGGTCAGGGGTCAAGGGGCAAGGGAATCTTTAATAGAAAAAATAGAATCAATTATTGCAAGGGAAGAACAAAGACTGGAAGAAAGGCTAAAGGAATACTCAAATCTCAAAGGCAAAAGGGCCATTCTTTATACAGGCGGAGTTAAGAGCTGGTCTTTCATCTCAGCACTTCTTGATTTAGGACTTGATGTAGTTGCTGTGGGAACTAAGAAGAGCACCTTTGAGGATGAGGAGAAGATGAAGGAGATACTGGGCGAAGATGCTCCCCTTGTTGAAGATGTGACTCCAAAGAACCTTCTCAAACTTATGAAAGATAAAAACGCCGATATTCTTGTTGCAGGTGGCAGAAACCAGTATCTCGCCATAAAGGAAGGCTATCCATTTGTGGATGTGAATCAGGAGAGACATATCGCCTATGCAGGCTATGAGGGGTTGATAAATCTGGCAGAGCAGGTAAGCAATAGCATCAGATTTTATGAAAGGGTCAGGGGTCAAGGGTCAGGGGTCAAGGAAAATAAATTTACCCCTTGCCCCTTGCCCCTTGCCCCTCAGAAAAGGGATGTTGTAATTAATCCCCTCAAACATTCTCAATCCATTGGTGCTGCAATAGCTTTTCAGGGAATACATAAGGCACTGCCTATAATTCACGGAGCGCAGGGATGCTCATTCCTCGGGAAGGTGCTTTTAACAAAGCATTTCAGAGAACCCATTGCTCTTGCAAGCACAAAGCTTTTTACCGAAGATGTGGTGATGGGAAGTGAGGAAAATGTAATCAGTGTTGTAGAAAGTATTATAGAAAAACAGCGGCCTGACATGATAGGTATTCTTACATCGGGACTTTCTGAAGTCAAGGGTGATGATGTGGCAAGTGCCATAAAAAGGGTCATGGGTCATGGGTCAGGGGTCATGGCCATTCATGTCTCTACACCAGATTATGAAGGCGGGCTTGAGACAGGATATGCAAAAACGGTGGAAGCAGTGC from Nitrospirota bacterium encodes:
- the nifE gene encoding nitrogenase iron-molybdenum cofactor biosynthesis protein NifE, which gives rise to MLTSTDKLFENGCEQEKKEKICRSRGGESCAFDGAMIVLQPIADTAHIVHGPIACCSNSWEGRGTLSSKGDLHRMGFTTDMSEVDIVYGSEEKLCNAILQTYEAVKPKAIFVYATCVSGLIGEDIEAVCKKTATELGVRIIPVNAPGFVGPKNLGNRIAGEVLLDYVIGTGEPSLTPPVLPLYKGRSEEGLINLIGEYNIAGDLWLVEPILKNAGIRILSRITGDSTFEEITYAHRAKLNIVVCSRALINVAKAMERKYGIPYIEVSFFGKTEMSKAMRAIGAMVRGQGARESLIEKIESIIAREEQRLEERLKEYSNLKGKRAILYTGGVKSWSFISALLDLGLDVVAVGTKKSTFEDEEKMKEILGEDAPLVEDVTPKNLLKLMKDKNADILVAGGRNQYLAIKEGYPFVDVNQERHIAYAGYEGLINLAEQVSNSIRFYERVRGQGSGVKENKFTPCPLPLAPQKRDVVINPLKHSQSIGAAIAFQGIHKALPIIHGAQGCSFLGKVLLTKHFREPIALASTKLFTEDVVMGSEENVISVVESIIEKQRPDMIGILTSGLSEVKGDDVASAIKRVMGHGSGVMAIHVSTPDYEGGLETGYAKTVEAVLGIVDCGLRIAEGKQINILAGSHLTPVDLAELREIIESFSLKPIILPDLSALDGSRQGFSALAMGGTEIGEIKAMGASEFTIAIGASMEPAARILKEKFGIEYRVFESISGLMDADIFMKTLSMLSGRQMPARYERQRRILSDGMRDAHFYYGNKKVCIALEPDLSIQTSRWLEEMGAELELAVIPYHSSSAGNILARDVIVGDLFSIDGNFDLLISNSHAEDAAKRLGTALYQMGFPVYKVLGSNSRITIGYRGTLNMVNEVANLLMRNMH